A DNA window from Mycobacterium sp. IDR2000157661 contains the following coding sequences:
- a CDS encoding MCE family protein codes for MTAPLNKPRTPPYKLAGIVLALIAVVVLVLVFLQFRGDLLPRTQLTMLASRSGLSLNEGSKVTLNGVQIGRVTGTEVVSVGGEPQAKILLEVNPKYLELIPKNVDASIDATTVFGNKYVNFNSPENPSPEHLTKNDVIDATSVTTEFNTLFETIVDVAEQVDPIKLNQTLTATAEALDGLGDRFGESIIDGNEILTDVNARMPELRRDNRLLADLTEVYANAAPDLFDALGYAVTTAQTLNEQRGNLDQALVASVGFGNTGADVFERSGPYLVRALEDLIPTSETLDEYSPALFCTIRNFHDLEPKVAASLGGDGYSLQTLSTIEGAGNPYVYPDNLPRVNARGGPEGRPGCWQPITRDLYPAPYLVADTGASIAPYNHFELGQPLLIEYVWGRQVGENTINP; via the coding sequence ATGACCGCACCCTTGAACAAGCCACGCACGCCGCCGTACAAACTGGCCGGTATCGTCCTGGCGCTGATAGCCGTCGTCGTGTTGGTCCTCGTGTTCTTGCAGTTCCGCGGCGATCTGCTGCCGCGTACGCAACTGACCATGCTCGCCTCGCGCTCGGGCTTGTCGCTGAACGAAGGCTCCAAGGTCACCTTGAACGGCGTGCAGATCGGCCGCGTCACCGGCACGGAGGTCGTGTCGGTCGGCGGCGAGCCGCAGGCGAAGATTCTGCTGGAGGTCAACCCCAAGTACCTGGAGCTGATCCCGAAGAACGTGGACGCGAGCATCGACGCCACCACGGTGTTCGGCAACAAGTACGTGAACTTCAACTCCCCGGAGAACCCGTCGCCGGAGCACCTCACCAAGAACGACGTGATCGACGCGACGTCGGTGACCACGGAGTTCAACACGCTGTTCGAAACGATCGTGGACGTGGCCGAGCAGGTCGACCCCATCAAGCTCAACCAGACCCTGACTGCGACAGCCGAAGCCCTCGACGGGTTGGGGGACCGCTTCGGGGAGTCGATCATCGACGGCAACGAGATCCTGACCGACGTCAACGCCCGGATGCCGGAGTTGCGCCGGGACAACCGGTTGCTGGCCGACCTCACCGAGGTGTACGCCAACGCCGCCCCGGACCTGTTCGACGCCCTGGGGTACGCGGTGACGACCGCTCAGACCCTCAACGAGCAACGGGGCAACCTCGATCAGGCGCTGGTCGCGTCGGTCGGTTTCGGCAACACCGGCGCCGACGTGTTCGAGCGCAGCGGCCCGTATCTGGTGCGTGCACTGGAGGACCTCATCCCGACCTCCGAGACGCTCGACGAGTACAGCCCGGCGCTGTTCTGTACGATCCGCAACTTCCACGACTTGGAGCCAAAAGTCGCTGCGTCCCTTGGCGGCGACGGGTATTCGCTGCAGACTCTCTCGACCATTGAAGGCGCCGGTAACCCGTATGTGTATCCGGACAACCTACCGCGGGTGAACGCGCGCGGTGGCCCCGAGGGCCGGCCGGGCTGCTGGCAGCCGATCACGCGAGACCTGTATCCCGCACCGTATCTTGTCGCGGACACGGGTGCTTCGATCGCGCCGTACAACCACTTCGAGCTGGGGCAGCCGCTGCTTATCGAGTACGTCTGGGGCCGCCAAGTGGGGGAGAACACGATCAACCCATGA
- a CDS encoding virulence factor Mce family protein, with the protein MKITGTAIKLGAFSLVLLLFTAIIVVVFGQMRFDRTTGYSAVFSSASGLRSGQFVRASGVEVGKVSSVELIGDGSMAKVNFSVDRSLPLFDGTTASIRYLNLIGDRYLELKRGDSDNRIPGGATIPIERTQPALDLDALIGGFRPVFRALDPEKVNTIAQSIITVFQGQGGTINDILTQTAALTSALADRDQAIGEVIRNLNTVLDTTVKHQQEFDETVQNFEALITGLKNRADPIATSVAGISDAAGTIAELLADNRPLLQSTVGHLEAVQQPLVDQRDGLNDLLTRLPVAFKIIGRSGGIYGDFFNFYACDISLRINGLQPGGPVRTVRLIGQPSGRCTPQ; encoded by the coding sequence ATGAAAATTACCGGTACCGCCATCAAACTCGGCGCATTCTCACTGGTGCTGCTGCTGTTCACCGCGATCATCGTCGTGGTGTTCGGCCAGATGCGGTTCGACCGCACCACCGGCTACTCCGCGGTCTTCTCCAGCGCCAGCGGCTTGCGGAGCGGGCAGTTCGTCCGCGCTTCCGGTGTAGAGGTCGGCAAGGTCTCCAGCGTCGAGTTGATCGGCGACGGCTCGATGGCCAAGGTCAACTTCAGCGTCGACCGCTCGTTGCCGCTCTTCGACGGCACCACGGCGTCGATCCGCTACCTCAACCTCATCGGCGACCGCTACCTGGAGCTCAAGAGGGGCGACAGCGACAACCGGATTCCCGGTGGTGCCACCATCCCGATCGAGCGCACGCAGCCCGCGTTGGACCTCGACGCGTTGATCGGCGGATTCCGTCCGGTGTTCCGGGCGCTGGATCCCGAGAAGGTCAACACCATCGCGCAGTCGATCATCACGGTATTCCAGGGCCAGGGCGGCACGATCAACGACATTCTGACCCAGACCGCGGCGCTGACCTCGGCTCTGGCGGACCGCGACCAGGCGATCGGAGAGGTGATCCGCAATCTCAACACGGTGTTGGACACGACGGTCAAGCATCAACAGGAGTTCGACGAGACCGTGCAGAACTTCGAGGCGTTGATCACCGGGCTGAAGAACCGGGCCGATCCGATTGCGACCTCGGTCGCGGGCATCAGCGACGCGGCGGGCACCATCGCCGAGCTGCTCGCCGACAACCGTCCGCTGCTGCAGAGCACGGTCGGTCATCTGGAGGCGGTGCAACAGCCGCTGGTCGATCAACGCGACGGGCTGAACGACCTGTTGACCAGGCTGCCGGTCGCCTTCAAGATCATCGGCCGGTCGGGCGGTATCTACGGCGACTTCTTCAACTTCTACGCTTGCGACATCTCCCTGCGCATCAACGGGTTGCAGCCGGGTGGGCCGGTGCGAACCGTCAGGCTCATCGGTCAGCCGTCGGGTAGGTGCACGCCGCAATGA
- the fadD5 gene encoding fatty-acid--CoA ligase FadD5, translating to MSNTRNPYGWSSTPLIEPDLTVQAYLARRQNWTNQLARHALMQPGNTALRFLGQTTTWAELDDRVGRLAGALAGRGVTFGDRVLILMLNRTEYIESVLAVNRLGAIAVPVNFRMTPPEIAFLVADCQARVVITEAVLAGVATAVRDLDPTLTTVVVAGGGTDDGVQGYDDLVAEGAGAPAVDIPNDAPALIMYTSGTTGRPKGAMLTHTNIAGQALTFLFTNGADINHDVGFIGVPLFHIAGIGNMIPGLLLGRPTVIYPLGAFDPDELLDVLEAEQVTGIFLVPAQWQAVCAAQSSRPRRLRLRVLSWGAAPASDTLLRQMSETFPGTQILAAFGQTEMSPVTCMLLGEDAVRKVGSVGKVIPTVAARVVDDDMNDVPVGQVGEIVYRAPTLMAGYWNNPQATAKAFAGGWFHSGDLVRQDEEGYVWVVDRKKDMIISGGENVYCAEVENALAAHPGIAEVAVIGRPDEKWGEVPVAIVAMKVPQGAGARAGLDLRDLDGFLTERLARYKHPKALEIVDALPRNPAGKVLKTELRARFGAAEPIDAGESSTPPTVPAAAQGN from the coding sequence ATGTCAAACACGCGCAACCCGTACGGATGGAGCAGCACACCGTTGATCGAGCCGGACCTCACCGTTCAGGCGTATCTCGCCCGCAGGCAGAACTGGACCAACCAGCTGGCGCGGCATGCGTTGATGCAACCAGGCAACACCGCGCTGCGCTTCCTCGGTCAGACCACGACGTGGGCTGAACTCGACGACCGGGTCGGCAGGCTGGCAGGGGCGCTGGCCGGCCGCGGGGTGACGTTCGGCGACCGCGTGCTGATCCTGATGCTCAACCGGACCGAGTACATCGAGTCCGTCCTCGCGGTCAACAGGCTGGGTGCGATCGCGGTCCCGGTGAACTTCCGGATGACCCCGCCGGAGATCGCATTCCTGGTGGCCGACTGCCAGGCCCGGGTGGTGATCACGGAGGCGGTGCTCGCCGGTGTCGCCACCGCGGTGCGTGATCTCGACCCGACGCTGACCACCGTCGTCGTCGCGGGTGGCGGCACCGACGACGGTGTGCAGGGCTACGACGACCTCGTCGCCGAAGGGGCCGGCGCGCCTGCGGTGGACATCCCCAACGACGCACCCGCGCTGATCATGTACACGTCGGGCACCACCGGCAGACCCAAGGGCGCGATGCTCACCCACACCAACATCGCGGGCCAGGCGCTGACGTTCCTGTTCACCAACGGCGCCGACATCAACCACGACGTCGGGTTCATCGGTGTTCCCCTGTTCCACATCGCCGGCATCGGCAACATGATCCCCGGCCTGTTGCTCGGCAGGCCGACGGTGATCTATCCGCTGGGCGCCTTCGATCCCGACGAGCTGCTCGACGTGCTCGAGGCCGAGCAGGTGACCGGTATCTTCCTGGTGCCGGCGCAGTGGCAGGCGGTGTGTGCCGCGCAGTCGTCGCGACCGCGCCGGCTCCGGCTGCGGGTGCTCTCGTGGGGCGCCGCCCCGGCGTCGGACACGCTGCTGCGGCAGATGTCCGAAACGTTTCCCGGCACACAGATTCTCGCGGCGTTCGGCCAGACGGAGATGTCGCCGGTGACCTGCATGCTGCTGGGCGAGGACGCCGTCCGCAAGGTCGGTTCGGTCGGCAAGGTGATCCCGACGGTGGCCGCGCGGGTGGTCGACGACGACATGAACGACGTGCCGGTCGGCCAGGTCGGCGAGATCGTGTACCGCGCACCGACACTGATGGCCGGCTACTGGAACAACCCGCAAGCCACCGCCAAGGCGTTCGCCGGCGGTTGGTTCCACTCCGGTGACCTCGTGCGCCAGGACGAGGAGGGCTACGTCTGGGTGGTCGACCGCAAGAAGGACATGATCATCTCCGGTGGCGAGAATGTGTACTGCGCCGAGGTGGAGAATGCCCTGGCCGCCCACCCGGGCATCGCCGAGGTCGCGGTCATCGGCCGCCCCGACGAGAAGTGGGGTGAGGTGCCGGTCGCCATCGTGGCGATGAAGGTGCCGCAGGGGGCGGGCGCCCGAGCCGGGCTCGACTTGCGCGACCTGGACGGATTCCTGACCGAACGGCTGGCCCGGTACAAGCACCCGAAGGCCCTCGAGATCGTCGACGCGCTGCCCCGCAACCCTGCGGGCAAAGTGCTAAAAACGGAACTGCGCGCGCGTTTCGGCGCCGCCGAACCGATTGACGCCGGCGAAAGTTCCACTCCGCCAACGGTTCCTGCTGCGGCGCAAGGCAATTAA
- a CDS encoding acyl-CoA thioesterase, protein MTRREDQFAAGDFPVHWPVTTRWTDNDMFGHLNNAVYYGLFDTAINGWLNTGCGIDPLAVPWLGVVAESGCRYLAELRFPEPLVVGLAVTRLGTSSVTYRLGIWQDAGPVAAVGHWVHVYVDRASRRPVPIPEAIRSQLETIG, encoded by the coding sequence ATGACCAGACGCGAGGACCAGTTCGCCGCTGGCGACTTTCCGGTGCACTGGCCGGTGACGACCCGCTGGACTGACAACGACATGTTCGGCCACCTCAACAACGCCGTCTACTACGGACTGTTCGACACCGCGATCAACGGCTGGCTGAACACCGGTTGCGGCATCGACCCGTTGGCCGTGCCGTGGCTGGGGGTGGTCGCCGAGTCGGGGTGCCGGTACCTGGCCGAGTTGCGCTTCCCCGAGCCGCTGGTGGTGGGCCTGGCGGTGACCCGGCTGGGCACCTCCAGCGTCACCTACCGGCTGGGCATCTGGCAGGACGCCGGTCCGGTCGCGGCGGTCGGCCACTGGGTGCACGTCTACGTCGACCGGGCCTCCCGCCGGCCGGTGCCGATCCCCGAGGCGATCCGCTCCCAGCTGGAGACCATCGGCTGA
- a CDS encoding alcohol dehydrogenase catalytic domain-containing protein: MRIRGAVLEEIGRARPYAESRPLTVGEVDLAPPGDGELLVRIEAAGLCHSDLSVVDGNRVRPVPMLLGHEAAGVVEQVGPQSGQGVSDLPVGSRVVMTFLPRCGHCAACATGGLTPCEPGSVANNAGTLMTGERRLSRDGEPIHHHLGVSGFATYAVVDRRSVVPVPADVPAAVASLLGCAVLTGGGAVINAGRPHPGDTVAVVGLGGVGMAALLTALAQDDVRVVGIDQVPDKLERARAMGVHDAHTPDAARELGLKAAVVIEAAGHPAALETAVALTAPGGRTVTVGLPRPDARVSLSPLGFVAEGRSLIGSYLGSAVPAREIPHFVELWRAGRLPVESLVSSTISLDEINTAMDELADGRAVRQIIRFD; encoded by the coding sequence ATGAGGATCCGCGGTGCTGTGCTGGAAGAGATCGGCCGGGCCCGGCCGTACGCCGAGTCACGGCCGTTGACGGTCGGCGAGGTGGACCTCGCGCCGCCCGGCGACGGCGAACTGCTGGTGCGCATCGAGGCGGCCGGGCTGTGCCACTCCGACCTTTCGGTGGTCGACGGCAATCGGGTACGGCCGGTGCCCATGCTGCTCGGGCACGAGGCGGCCGGGGTCGTCGAGCAGGTGGGTCCGCAATCTGGGCAAGGCGTCTCCGACCTGCCGGTCGGTTCGCGGGTGGTGATGACGTTCCTGCCCCGGTGCGGCCACTGTGCGGCATGTGCCACCGGCGGTCTGACACCGTGCGAACCCGGCAGCGTGGCTAACAACGCGGGCACCCTGATGACGGGTGAGCGTCGCCTGTCCCGCGACGGCGAGCCGATCCACCATCACCTGGGCGTCTCCGGCTTCGCCACCTACGCCGTCGTCGACCGGCGGTCCGTGGTGCCGGTCCCCGCCGACGTGCCTGCTGCGGTCGCGTCGCTGCTCGGCTGCGCGGTGCTGACCGGCGGCGGAGCCGTCATCAACGCCGGCCGCCCGCATCCGGGTGACACCGTCGCCGTCGTCGGCCTCGGTGGTGTCGGCATGGCCGCGCTGCTGACCGCCCTTGCCCAGGACGACGTCCGTGTCGTCGGTATCGATCAGGTGCCCGACAAGCTCGAGCGCGCCCGCGCCATGGGCGTGCACGACGCCCACACCCCCGACGCGGCCCGCGAGCTCGGCCTCAAGGCGGCCGTCGTCATCGAAGCCGCCGGACACCCCGCTGCGCTCGAGACCGCGGTGGCGCTGACCGCGCCCGGCGGACGGACGGTGACCGTCGGCCTGCCGCGGCCCGACGCGCGGGTGTCGTTGTCGCCGTTGGGATTTGTCGCCGAGGGCCGGTCGCTGATCGGCAGCTATCTCGGCTCGGCGGTGCCGGCGCGCGAGATCCCCCACTTCGTGGAGCTGTGGCGGGCAGGCCGCCTGCCGGTCGAGTCGCTGGTGTCGTCGACGATCTCGCTCGACGAGATCAACACGGCGATGGACGAACTCGCCGACGGCAGGGCCGTCCGCCAGATCATCCGGTTCGACTGA
- a CDS encoding SRPBCC family protein, translating into MPLVSKTVEVAASAEAIMGIVADFEAYPQWNEEIKGCWVLARYHDGRPSQLRLDVVVQGQAGTFITAVYYPGENQIFTVLQQGDHFDKQEQKFSVVPMGATSLLTVDLDVETKLPIPKPMVKKAIGDTLDYLAENLKARAEHLAAR; encoded by the coding sequence ATGCCGCTCGTGAGCAAGACCGTCGAGGTCGCGGCCTCCGCAGAGGCGATCATGGGAATCGTCGCCGACTTCGAGGCCTATCCCCAGTGGAACGAAGAGATCAAGGGGTGCTGGGTGCTGGCCCGCTATCACGACGGGCGGCCCAGCCAGCTGCGGCTCGACGTGGTGGTGCAGGGACAGGCGGGCACCTTCATCACCGCCGTCTACTACCCGGGCGAGAACCAGATCTTCACGGTGCTGCAGCAGGGCGACCACTTCGACAAGCAGGAGCAGAAGTTCTCGGTGGTGCCGATGGGCGCGACGTCGCTGCTGACCGTCGACCTCGATGTCGAGACCAAGCTGCCGATCCCAAAGCCGATGGTCAAGAAGGCGATCGGCGACACGCTCGACTACCTGGCCGAGAACCTGAAGGCGCGTGCGGAGCACCTGGCCGCCAGGTAG
- a CDS encoding MlaE family ABC transporter permease, translated as MSTTQVLRSRFPRAYDRTKDVASAPAKFLDSLGHVAWFVVTSIGSIGHALRYYRKETLRLIAEIGMGTGAMAVIGGTVAIVGFVTLSGSSLVAIQGFASLGNIGVEAFTGFFAALINVRIASPVVAGQALAATVGAGATAELGAKRIAEEIDALEVMGIKSISYLVSTRIMAGFVVIIPLYAMAIIMSFLSAQVTTTFFYGQSIGTYEHYFRTFLRPEDVFWSFVQAVIISVIVMLNHCYYGYFASGGPVGVGEAVGRSMRASLVAIVVVVLLASLALYGVDPNFNLTV; from the coding sequence GTGTCCACTACTCAGGTCCTGCGGTCCCGGTTCCCGCGGGCTTATGACCGCACCAAGGATGTCGCTAGCGCGCCCGCCAAATTCCTGGACAGCCTGGGCCATGTCGCCTGGTTCGTCGTCACCTCGATCGGCTCGATCGGGCATGCCTTGCGCTACTACCGCAAAGAGACGCTGCGGCTGATCGCGGAAATCGGCATGGGCACCGGCGCGATGGCGGTCATCGGCGGCACGGTCGCGATCGTCGGCTTCGTGACGCTGTCCGGCTCGTCACTCGTGGCGATCCAGGGCTTCGCCTCACTGGGCAACATCGGCGTCGAGGCGTTCACCGGCTTCTTCGCCGCGCTGATCAACGTGCGCATCGCCTCACCCGTCGTCGCCGGCCAGGCCCTGGCCGCCACCGTCGGTGCCGGCGCCACCGCCGAACTCGGCGCCAAGCGCATCGCCGAGGAGATCGACGCACTCGAGGTGATGGGCATCAAGTCGATCTCCTATCTGGTGTCGACCCGCATCATGGCTGGCTTCGTCGTGATCATCCCGCTGTACGCGATGGCGATCATCATGAGCTTCCTGTCCGCACAGGTGACCACGACGTTCTTCTACGGCCAGTCGATCGGCACCTACGAGCACTATTTCCGGACGTTCCTGCGGCCGGAGGATGTGTTCTGGTCCTTCGTCCAGGCGGTCATCATCTCGGTCATCGTGATGCTCAACCACTGTTACTACGGCTACTTCGCCAGCGGCGGCCCGGTCGGCGTCGGCGAGGCCGTCGGACGGTCGATGCGGGCCTCGCTGGTGGCGATCGTGGTCGTGGTCCTGTTGGCCTCGTTGGCGCTCTACGGCGTCGACCCGAACTTCAACCTGACGGTGTGA
- a CDS encoding MlaE family ABC transporter permease, with translation MTGYVREQVRPGLEAVGGFVRMCVLTGKALLKPFQWREFILQSWFLMRVAFLPTLAVSIPLTVLLIFTLNILLAEFGAADVSGAGAAIGAVTQLGPLVTVLVVAGAGSTAICADLGARTIREEIDALEVLGIDPIHRLVVPRVVASTFVAILLNGAVITVGLVGGFIFGVYLQNVSAGAYVSTLTLITGLPEVLISIIKAGTFGLIAGLVGCYRGLTVSGGAKGVGTAVNETLVLAVIALFAVNVVLTTIGVRFGTGSG, from the coding sequence ATGACCGGATACGTGCGCGAGCAGGTCAGGCCGGGGCTCGAAGCGGTCGGTGGTTTCGTGCGCATGTGCGTGCTGACGGGGAAGGCGCTGCTCAAGCCTTTTCAGTGGCGGGAGTTCATCCTGCAGAGCTGGTTCCTGATGCGGGTGGCGTTCCTGCCGACGCTGGCGGTGTCGATCCCGCTGACCGTGCTGCTCATCTTCACGCTCAACATCTTGCTGGCCGAGTTCGGCGCCGCCGACGTCTCGGGTGCCGGCGCAGCCATCGGCGCGGTCACGCAGCTGGGACCTCTGGTCACGGTGCTGGTGGTCGCCGGCGCGGGATCGACCGCCATTTGCGCCGACCTCGGTGCGCGCACCATTCGCGAGGAGATCGACGCGCTCGAGGTCCTGGGCATCGACCCGATCCATCGCCTGGTGGTGCCCCGAGTCGTCGCGTCGACGTTCGTGGCGATCCTGCTCAACGGCGCGGTGATCACCGTCGGCCTGGTCGGCGGCTTCATCTTCGGCGTTTACCTGCAGAACGTGTCAGCGGGCGCCTACGTCTCCACCCTCACGCTCATCACCGGTCTGCCCGAGGTACTCATCTCGATCATAAAGGCGGGGACCTTCGGCCTCATCGCCGGACTCGTCGGCTGCTACCGCGGCCTGACGGTGTCCGGCGGCGCCAAGGGCGTCGGCACCGCGGTCAACGAAACGCTGGTGCTGGCCGTCATCGCCTTGTTCGCGGTCAATGTGGTGCTGACCACGATCGGCGTCCGGTTCGGAACAGGGAGCGGCTGA
- a CDS encoding GntR family transcriptional regulator, with protein MNAPSRPRPRPRRALRREQLSDEVAARLRADIMTGTLRPGTYIRLDETAAALGVSITPVREALRTLRGEGMVQLEPHRGHVVVPLTRGDVEDIFWLQATIAKELAATAAERITEAEIDELDRLNEELAAAVGRQDAQEIASAEFAFHRAFNLSTGRIKLAWFLLHVARYLPGQIYAGDPHWGAGTVAGHRELTAALRGRDVETVVKLTAGEFTDGARRLIARLDETGLWS; from the coding sequence GTGAACGCACCGTCTCGACCACGCCCGAGGCCGCGTCGCGCGTTACGCCGCGAGCAACTCTCCGACGAGGTCGCCGCGCGGCTGCGGGCCGACATCATGACGGGCACGCTCCGACCCGGTACCTACATCCGGCTCGACGAGACCGCGGCGGCGCTGGGCGTGAGCATCACCCCCGTCCGCGAGGCGCTGCGCACGCTGCGCGGTGAGGGCATGGTGCAACTGGAACCTCATCGCGGGCACGTGGTGGTGCCGCTGACCCGCGGCGACGTCGAGGACATCTTCTGGCTGCAGGCGACGATCGCCAAGGAGCTGGCCGCCACGGCCGCCGAGCGCATAACCGAGGCCGAGATCGACGAGCTGGACCGGCTCAATGAGGAGCTGGCGGCCGCGGTCGGCAGGCAGGACGCCCAGGAGATCGCCTCAGCGGAGTTCGCCTTCCACCGCGCGTTCAACCTGTCGACCGGGCGCATCAAGCTGGCCTGGTTCCTCTTACATGTGGCGCGTTATCTGCCGGGCCAGATCTACGCCGGTGACCCGCATTGGGGCGCCGGGACCGTCGCCGGTCACCGAGAGCTGACCGCGGCACTGCGCGGCCGGGACGTGGAGACGGTGGTGAAGCTGACCGCCGGGGAGTTCACCGACGGCGCGCGCCGACTCATCGCGCGCCTCGACGAGACGGGGTTGTGGAGCTGA
- a CDS encoding virulence factor Mce family protein, with amino-acid sequence MRTLEGSDRVRNGLMGIIILVLVLGVGQSFTNVPMLFATPTYYAEFSDTGGIGQGDKVRIAGVDVGSVRSMRIDGDRVLIGYGLSGTQIGTDSRAAIRTDTILGRRNIEIDPRGTEVLEPRGVLPLGQTTTPYQIYDAFFDVTKAASEWDTQTVKESLNVLSETIDQTYPNLSAALDGVARFSDTIGKRDDEIKKLLNNANKIAGILGDRGGQINALLVNAQTLLGEINERSYAVSMLLERVGAFSEQVKGFIDDNPNLNRVLEQLRVVSDVLVDRKYDLMDTLTTVASFAASLGEAIASGPYFKVMLANLLPGQILQPFVDAAFKKRGIDPQKFWRDAGLPAWRFPDPNGVGFENGAPPPGPAVLEGTPENPGPGVLKGDPCSYTPPADGLPTPGNPLPCADLSVGPFGDNPYGPNYYGRPNVATSDPNVHGPQPSPGVPAAAIPGQVSSPVPGVDVPLPPAPPGARTVPVGPQPPLPPDFTPGIAPLPPALPAPPVPGPGQQLPPVDMAPLPGNPPFLPPGSQQG; translated from the coding sequence ATGAGGACGCTTGAAGGATCCGACCGGGTCCGCAACGGCTTGATGGGCATCATCATCCTGGTGCTCGTCCTCGGGGTGGGTCAGAGCTTCACCAATGTGCCGATGCTGTTCGCGACACCGACCTACTACGCAGAGTTCTCCGACACCGGCGGCATCGGCCAGGGCGACAAGGTGCGCATCGCCGGCGTCGACGTGGGCTCGGTGCGCAGTATGCGGATCGACGGTGACCGGGTGTTGATCGGGTACGGCCTCAGCGGTACCCAGATCGGCACCGACAGCCGGGCGGCCATCCGCACCGACACCATCCTCGGTCGGCGCAACATCGAGATCGACCCGCGCGGCACCGAGGTGCTGGAGCCCCGCGGTGTGCTGCCCCTGGGCCAGACCACCACGCCGTACCAGATCTACGACGCCTTCTTCGACGTGACCAAGGCCGCCTCGGAGTGGGACACCCAGACCGTCAAAGAGTCGCTGAACGTGCTGTCGGAGACCATCGACCAGACCTACCCGAACCTGAGCGCCGCGCTGGACGGCGTGGCCCGATTCTCCGACACCATCGGCAAGCGCGACGACGAGATCAAGAAGCTGCTGAACAACGCCAACAAGATCGCGGGCATCCTCGGGGACCGCGGCGGGCAGATCAACGCGCTGTTGGTGAACGCGCAGACGCTGCTGGGCGAGATCAACGAGCGCAGCTACGCGGTGAGCATGCTGCTGGAGCGGGTCGGCGCCTTCTCCGAACAGGTCAAGGGCTTCATCGACGACAACCCGAACCTCAACCGGGTGCTCGAGCAGCTGCGGGTGGTCAGCGACGTGCTTGTCGACCGCAAGTACGATTTGATGGACACCCTGACCACGGTAGCCAGCTTCGCGGCGTCGCTGGGTGAGGCGATCGCGTCAGGTCCGTACTTCAAGGTCATGCTCGCCAACCTGCTACCGGGCCAGATCCTGCAGCCCTTCGTCGACGCCGCGTTCAAGAAGCGCGGCATCGACCCACAGAAGTTCTGGCGCGACGCGGGCCTGCCTGCGTGGCGGTTCCCCGACCCCAACGGCGTGGGTTTCGAGAACGGCGCGCCGCCACCCGGCCCCGCCGTCCTCGAGGGCACCCCCGAGAACCCCGGCCCCGGTGTGCTCAAGGGCGACCCGTGTTCGTACACGCCGCCCGCCGACGGCCTGCCGACACCCGGCAACCCGCTGCCTTGTGCCGACCTGTCGGTGGGTCCGTTCGGTGACAACCCGTACGGCCCGAACTATTACGGCCGGCCGAACGTGGCGACGTCGGACCCGAATGTGCACGGCCCGCAGCCGTCGCCGGGCGTGCCCGCCGCGGCCATCCCGGGCCAGGTGTCCTCGCCCGTGCCCGGTGTCGACGTGCCGCTGCCGCCGGCACCGCCGGGTGCCCGCACGGTGCCGGTCGGACCGCAGCCGCCGCTGCCGCCCGACTTCACGCCGGGCATCGCGCCGCTGCCGCCGGCGTTGCCGGCGCCGCCGGTACCGGGCCCCGGCCAGCAACTGCCGCCGGTCGACATGGCTCCGCTGCCGGGCAATCCGCCGTTCCTCCCGCCAGGGTCACAACAGGGTTAG